One candidate division WOR-3 bacterium DNA window includes the following coding sequences:
- a CDS encoding HNH endonuclease — translation MLKSAVLLLNQNYEPLTVLRVKRAITLLILGKVDLIENVDGKLLHSISLSYPVPSVIRLKYFVRIKRKEISLTKKNIIKRDNHQCQYCGKKTGMMTTDHIIPKALGGADSWENLVCACLDCNNRKGNRSLKEAGMKLIRKPKRPNYFTFVLTELGRPKDKWRPFLFQS, via the coding sequence ATGCTAAAAAGCGCGGTCCTTCTTCTGAATCAAAATTATGAACCACTGACCGTTCTCCGGGTAAAGAGGGCGATCACCCTTTTGATCTTGGGAAAGGTTGACTTGATTGAAAACGTCGACGGCAAACTGCTCCACAGTATCAGTCTCAGTTATCCTGTTCCGTCGGTCATCAGATTAAAATATTTCGTGCGTATAAAGAGAAAAGAAATTTCTCTGACAAAAAAGAATATAATAAAGAGAGACAATCATCAATGTCAATACTGCGGGAAAAAAACCGGTATGATGACGACCGACCACATCATCCCTAAAGCCCTGGGCGGTGCGGACTCCTGGGAGAATCTCGTCTGTGCCTGCCTGGATTGTAATAATCGAAAAGGCAACAGGAGTCTCAAGGAGGCGGGAATGAAATTAATAAGAAAACCGAAAAGACCCAATTACTTTACTTTTGTGCTTACTGAGCTCGGAAGACCGAAAGACAAATGGCGTCCTTTTCTCTTCCAATCGTAA
- a CDS encoding tetratricopeptide repeat protein: protein MKAIFKIKYRYFLFILVGLIIIGCAPSQTTTQTTTQTTVDMKKEAEQEYSIAYEYYKHGNYDDAILHFQKAIKLWKDYLAAYIALAKAYRAKRDIVTAESTYNYAKKIAPKDTRPYEGLGALYTELKKYGEAIVEYQAGLALDSTNVNLLNGLGFIYMKTKEYTRSLDYYNKSLKYEPENVVTMFAVANVYMEMDEPNKAVSYLQELKKRKPKNTEVRKKLAETLVDLQRYSEAAEEYKHLLEQEPDNYYYHLQLGLIYQRQKKYAAAQTEFEEAKRLEPDNALPIFYLADLNISRGKYGAAENLIKEAKKIDPANLYGDVLLGDIYERRGYSFMNKWQKNKSKKNCPTLNSALSYLRTAITYYNKSKVDSKFSTYARTEITRCNNWIKSLNEDKWFYCK, encoded by the coding sequence ATGAAAGCAATATTTAAAATTAAGTATCGCTATTTTCTTTTCATTCTTGTTGGTTTAATCATCATCGGCTGTGCACCGAGCCAGACCACCACACAAACCACGACCCAGACTACTGTGGATATGAAAAAAGAAGCGGAGCAGGAATACTCGATCGCTTATGAATATTACAAACACGGGAATTATGATGATGCGATTCTCCATTTCCAGAAGGCAATAAAACTATGGAAAGACTATCTTGCGGCGTATATCGCCCTGGCAAAGGCATATCGTGCAAAACGGGATATCGTGACCGCTGAATCAACATACAATTACGCCAAAAAAATCGCACCCAAAGACACAAGGCCTTATGAAGGACTCGGTGCGTTATATACGGAATTGAAAAAATACGGAGAAGCGATTGTCGAATATCAAGCGGGCTTGGCGCTCGACTCGACAAACGTCAATCTCCTCAATGGACTCGGTTTTATTTATATGAAAACAAAAGAATATACCAGGTCTTTGGATTATTATAACAAAAGTCTAAAGTATGAGCCGGAAAACGTAGTAACGATGTTCGCAGTCGCCAATGTCTATATGGAGATGGATGAGCCGAATAAAGCTGTATCATATCTCCAGGAGTTGAAGAAAAGGAAACCCAAGAATACCGAGGTCAGAAAAAAACTCGCCGAGACACTCGTGGATCTGCAGCGATACAGTGAAGCAGCCGAGGAATATAAACATCTGCTGGAGCAGGAACCGGATAACTATTACTATCACCTTCAGCTGGGGTTGATCTATCAACGTCAGAAAAAGTATGCTGCGGCGCAGACAGAATTTGAGGAAGCGAAAAGATTGGAACCCGACAATGCACTGCCGATTTTCTATCTCGCAGACCTCAATATCTCCCGCGGCAAGTACGGAGCAGCGGAAAATTTAATCAAAGAAGCGAAGAAGATCGATCCCGCGAATCTCTATGGTGATGTCCTGCTCGGTGATATCTATGAACGCCGCGGTTATTCATTTATGAACAAATGGCAGAAAAACAAATCCAAAAAAAATTGTCCCACTCTCAACAGTGCCTTGAGCTACCTGCGTACGGCGATTACGTATTACAACAAATCTAAAGTAGACAGTAAGTTCAGTACTTACGCGCGTACTGAAATCACGCGTTGTAACAACTGGATAAAATCACTGAATGAAGACAAGTGGTTTTATTGTAAATAG
- a CDS encoding T9SS type A sorting domain-containing protein: protein MIFLSLAWIQQETNAGFIRMIGQAGGDGAYTLVYGADHNLYAGGYSYHFVVVHVFTVISIDTAGSERWLFRTQGTGVCNESAYSLAYGPDNHIYSAGVSYLLDFTVISLDTTGSRQWEFLYGQPGDDRAYDNFFGLDGNIYAAGYISVSGAGFEFAVISLTDMGDTNWIYSINGSANGNDVAQAIVYGADEHIYCAGWIIDTSSAEDFVVIRLNTTGAEEWKYKYNGADNNTDKAAAVVYGQDDNIYAAGCCTDSGNLDFVVISLDTTTTGVDEKQIQTSDIQCVHPFSTFFTNSIVLEVNNPPCNLEIVLYDVQGRKKYETLLSSPPTVLEINDGEISLLPKGIYFLRININSVDQEVVKLIKI from the coding sequence ATGATTTTCTTATCATTAGCGTGGATACAGCAGGAAACGAACGCTGGGTTTATACGTATGATTGGACAGGCGGGGGGCGATGGCGCATATACACTGGTGTATGGGGCTGATCACAACCTATATGCAGGCGGATATAGCTATCATTTTGTTGTAGTACATGTATTCACAGTCATTAGCATTGACACAGCAGGTTCAGAAAGGTGGCTATTTAGAACGCAAGGTACTGGAGTGTGCAATGAAAGTGCCTATTCGTTAGCCTACGGGCCTGATAATCACATATACAGCGCAGGGGTTTCCTATCTTCTGGATTTCACAGTCATATCCCTTGATACGACCGGTTCCCGTCAGTGGGAATTTCTATATGGACAGCCAGGTGATGATCGGGCCTATGATAATTTCTTTGGCTTAGATGGTAATATTTACGCAGCAGGTTATATTAGTGTAAGTGGAGCGGGTTTTGAGTTTGCGGTTATTTCATTAACTGATATGGGTGATACAAACTGGATATACAGCATTAATGGTTCTGCAAATGGTAATGATGTAGCACAAGCCATTGTATATGGTGCTGATGAACATATATATTGTGCGGGCTGGATTATCGACACCAGTAGTGCAGAAGATTTTGTGGTGATTCGACTAAACACAACAGGTGCCGAAGAATGGAAGTACAAATACAATGGCGCCGACAATAACACAGATAAAGCAGCAGCAGTCGTATACGGACAAGACGACAACATCTATGCTGCTGGATGTTGTACGGATAGTGGAAATCTCGATTTTGTGGTGATTAGCCTGGACACAACAACCACCGGTGTTGATGAAAAACAGATACAGACATCAGACATTCAATGTGTTCATCCTTTTTCAACGTTTTTCACCAACAGTATTGTCCTGGAAGTAAACAACCCACCTTGCAATTTAGAGATTGTTCTTTATGATGTGCAAGGAAGAAAGAAATATGAAACTTTATTGTCTTCGCCACCAACCGTTTTGGAAATCAATGATGGCGAAATTTCTCTTCTCCCCAAAGGAATTTATTTTCTAAGGATCAATATAAACAGTGTTGATCAGGAAGTCGTAAAACTCATAAAGATCTAA